The Planctomycetaceae bacterium DNA segment AGGCCTACGAGCAGGAAAAGCAGGCGCTAAAAGAGTTTCTCTGCGGTTATTTCTCCACGGGCGAATGTCGTAACGCACAGGGAAGTTCAATCTCCCCGATGAAGGCCAGCCCCGGCGGCGGCAAGGTATTGAAGGTCCGCTGGGCATATCCGGGCTGCGGGAAGAGCGGCAGCCTGCGTCTGGTCGTGGTTGCCTACTGCGAACAGAAACGTGTCCATATCGCCCAGGCGTTCGACCGGCGGGCAAATCCGACAGACGACGAAATCGCAGACGCGGTCAGCGACCTGTAGTCGTGCTTCCGATTGCGGAATCTTGTAGTAATGGTGTCTCTACAGTTCGCGTTTCGGGCAGGCGAACGAACCGGTCCAGAACATCGTTCAGCAGTTCTCGACGCCCGTATTCCGCAGTTCGGTGACTGACGACGGCGGCCGGGTGTTCGCTATAGTGCGGCGTGTCGCGAAATACTTCCACGCGGAGTGCGGAGGCTCGGTCGTTTGGCGTGATGAGCGCCGGAGTCCTGTGCGTGGGGTCGTGGCTGGCAACAAGTTTTCCAAAATGAGGTGTCTATGATGTTCCGAATTTGCCTGGTGGTTCTGGCTGGAATTCTGGTGACGGTCGGCACGGCAACGGCCGATTCCAGGAACGGGCGGCTGGATATCTATTTCATTGATGTCGAAGGAGGCGCCGCGACGCTGCTGGTGACTCCGGCGGGCGAATCGGTGCTGATTGATTCCGGGTATCCCGACAATCACGGACGCGATCTGGACCGCATCGTGCATGTCGCGAGGGACGTGGCCGGTCTTTCGAAAATCGATCATGCCGTCGTCTCACACTGGCATATGGATCACTACGGGAATCACGCGGCGCTGGCGGCGAAGTTCGGTGTCGGAACCTTCTGGGATCGCGGCATTCCGGACATCCTGCCCGAAGACGGTCAGTTCGAACAGCGCATCGCGGCCTACCGCGCTGCTGCTCAGAATCAGTCCCGGTCGCTGAAGGCCGGTGACAGCATTCCGCTGAAGTCGAGCGGGACTCCGTTCACGGCCAGAGTGCTGACGTCGGGGCGTGAGGTTGTCGCGAATAACGGACCCGTCAATGCGTTCGCCGACCGGCATGTTCCCGCGGAAGAGGACAAGTCCGACAATGCTGCCAGTCTGAGCGTGCTGTTCGATTTCGGCGGTTTTCGGTTTCTGTGCTGCGGCGATCTGACATGGAACGTGGAAGCCCGGCTGGTCACGCCGAACAACGCCGTCGGCACGGTTGACCTGTTTATGGTCACGCATCATGGACTGGCAACCAGCAACAATCCGGCGCTGGTGCTGGCCATTGATCCGACCGTCGCGGTGATGTGCAACGGACCGACCAAGGGAGGCGACCGACAAACGCTGGCGACTCTGCGTGAAGTCAAGTCCCTGAAAGATCTCTTCCAGCTTCACCGCAACGTGAATCTGGCCGACGACCAGCAGGCTCCCGCGGAATTCATCGCCAATGGCGGAACGACGGAAACCTGCAAAGGCCAGTGGGTCAAAGCTTCCGTCGCGCCGGAGGGTACCAGCTTCACGGTTCAGATCGGACCTGAGGGAAAGGTCAGTACCTACGAAACGCGAGAAAAGTGAAGCAGGGACGATGCCTGAGCGTGACGTGTTCCCGAACTTCCGCGAAAGCCCCGTCGATGGCTCGTCATGAAGCAGACCGCGAGGATCTGGTGAAGGAAGCCACGGCGATGGTCGAGCGCGCGGAGATCCGCTGTGATTCCCTGGCCGGACCTGTCACCGCCGGCTTTCGGAAGGACGGACGGCTGAGCATCTACGTCGATCAGGATCCGGTTTACCAGTTCGATTCCGCGGGGTTGCTGCGGCGAGCGTACGTCGGCGGTTTCCTGTACCGAAGCGAAGGCGGAACTCTGGCCGAACTGCAGCGGTCACGATCGGACGACCGGACCACGCTGGTTCGCCGCGATTTGTCTGCCGGGGAACTCAGCCGGTTTCGCGGCGACATGCATCGGACGCTTCAGACGGTCCTCAACGATCTGCTGGACGGAAGTTTCAAGCTTCAGCGGCAGATTCCCGGAGACGCCGACATCGTCACGCGAGTGAAAGACGGCCTTCACCAGATTCTTGCACTGAACGGCGAATTTCTGTCGAATTCGATCCGCCCGCGACGCTGAATGCCGGCTCGGCGGTGCAGGTGTCGGAAGGCCGATGGTTTGTCACGCCGAAGCACGGTGCCTTCACTGGAACCTGGAATGACACGACGATCGCAAACTGCAGACGTGAACAGCGAGCGGTCAGCGATGAAGCGATTAACGGATCGCCGTTGCGAAACTGGCGAGCGTTCACGGCGGATACATGACGGCGACAGGGAGTGCCGATGAAAACACTGATGCTGATGAGACATTCGCATGCCGTTTCCAACAACCCCGCATACTCCGACCATGATCGGCCGCTGACGACAGCCGGAAGGACTCTGGCGGAATCCACCGCGACGCTCCTGAAATCCGAAGGCCTGGTTCCCGACTGCATCGTTTGCTCGTCGGCTGCCAGAACTGTCGAAACCGCTCAGCTTGTGGCTTCAACAACTGGTTCGCCGGCTGAACCGCACTGCACTCAAACACTGTACCTTGCGAAAGCTCAGGCCTACCCGACGGCTGTGCGACAATCGGCGAAGAGCACGGACAACGTCGTGCTGGCTCTGGGACACAATCCGGGAGTTGCATCGCTGGTGAACGCCTGGTCGGATGAATTTCTCTCATTTACACCGGCCAGCGTCGCGATCTTTTCACTTTGCATCGACGATTGGTCGCAGTTGGCGGAGGGACTTTCCGAACCTCCCGTTCTGAAAGGCTTTATCACAGAAGGTCGCCGACAGATCTAGCCGCGATGATCCACTGGCATCGGATGATCCCCGAAACTCGCAACACGCGGTCGTTCGGTCACCGGTCCCGAAGGATTTCTGTCGTTCGATCTGTTGCCGGAGAGGTCGCATCGTCTGAAATGATCCGCTGGCGTCTGGATTTCGCGTGAAGTCCGTGAACCGGTTGGTGCAGTGACCTGAAAAAAGCGATGCTGCCAGTCGGCGGCTGCAACGACGTATGGACCTGCCGTCCGCCAGCATGTCCTGTGACCGCGAATTTTCCTGCGATGACCGAACCGACTACTCACGACCAGGCTTTGCTGGCAGCCATGACGCTGTCGATGGTCTCGGGAATCGGACCCAGAATGCAGTCCGAACTGCTGGCACATTTCGGTTCCGCGGCCGCAATTCTCAGTCAGAGCCGCGATGTGCTGCTGTCCGTGAATGGCGTCGGACCAAAGCTGGCGGACAATATCCGGGCTGCCGACTTCGCCGCCGCTGCCGAGATGCTGGACCGGTGCCGGCAACTAAACGTCACGCTGCTGCAGCGCGATACAGACGACTATCCGGCACGATTGGCGACCGTCGACGATGCGCCGTCGCTTCTGTATTGCCGCGGTGAGCTGCTGCCGAGGGATGATCTGGCCGTCGCAATCGTCGGATCGCGACGGTGTACGGCGTACGGCCGAAAGCAGGCGGAACGTCTTGCCGGATCACTGGCGCGAGCGGGCTTCACGATCATCAGCGGCCTTGCCAGAGGAATCGACGCGGCTGCTCACCGAGGCGCCCTGTGTGCGGGCGGCCGAACGATTGCCGTGCTGGCAACGGGCGTAAACAACATCTATCCGCCGGAACACGCAGATCTGGCGAACGAACTTCTGCAGAAGGGGGCTTTGGTCAGCGAATTCCCGCTGGATCAGCGACCGCTGCCCGGATTGTTTCCTCAGCGCAACCGCATCATCAGCGGTCTGAGTCTGGGGGTCATCATCGTCGAAGCGACACGAAATTCCGGCGCGCTGTACACCGCGCGTCATGCATTGGAACAGGGACGGGAAGTGTTCGCCGTGCCGGGACACGTTGACAGCCTGGCGAGTGAAGGCTGTCACGATCTGATCCGCGACGGCGTCACGCTGATTCGCAATGTGGACGACGTGATGAAGGAACTCGGCCCGCTGGCGACTCCCGCAAATCCGCAGCCGGATGTCGTCGTGCATAATCCCCGCGAGATGACGCTGAATCCTCAGGAACTGGAAATCCTGAACGTCATCGCGACATCCCCGGTACACGTCGACGAAGTCATGCGAGCGACAAAGCTGGATCCGTCGCGCGTGTTATCGACGCTGACCGTCCTGGAAATGCGCCGCTTCATTCGGCGGCTTCCAGGAAACATGCTGATCCGGAATTCGTAACCGGCCTTCTCATGCACCGCGGACTCGGAAATCCATCGATCAGTGCCGATGGTGCTTCAATCTTGTGGTGCTTCAATCGGGTGGTGCTTCAAGACAGTTCGCCGCGGATCAGAATTTTGGCGGCGGTTCTTTCGGCGTGCTCGCGAGTCAGATAGTCACCCTGTGCCACGCGTCGCCGGACCCAATCCAGGAATTGCTGCGATGATTGCATCGTGGTTTCCGTCAATGGAAAGTGCGGTCGGGATTCACCAGTGGCTGGGAGGTCTGCGTTGTTCATCATACGTTGCCTGCAAGGATCCGCAGTACAGTGGCCTCGCCAGTCACAGTTTTGGAACCGGGCGGGCCGAACCCTCAGGGGTACCTCAATGCGGGACAGGCTCCGGCCGGGTCAGAAGCAGGAACGGTTGTTCCATCGGCACGAATGAAGCCTCTTCCGTTTCTTGAGGTCGCCTTTCCATCACGAGCATCATCGAATCGCTCCGATTCGACTTGCCGACGGTTCGATTTTTATTTTCTCCCACGTGATCGCGTATCATGCCGCCGATGCGTGCCCCTGCGGACCTCGTTGGCGAACCGCGGGACGTTTCCTAAACTCTTTCGCCACAAGTGATTACCGATGCCGCAGGATGCGCGTATGGTTCGCTTCCCGGCACGCCGATTCGGTTCTGTCTCGGTAATCTGAGCGATTTCCGCAAGCAAGTTAAGACCCGCCTGGCATTCCGAAGGTGCCGACACGTTGCCGCAGGGCAGCAGACGTCGTTGCCTTTCGAGCACACGATATGGTTACAAAAAGCAATGACGGATCGGGTCCCGCGTTTGTGGTCGGGATCGATCTGGGAACAACGAATTCGGCAGTTTGCTACGTCGACACTGACCGTGAACCGTGGCGCGTCCAGACGCTGCCATTGCCTCAGTTGGTGGCTCCGGGACAGGTTGAAGATCGGGAGACGCTTCCGTCCTTTCACTACGAAGCCGCCCGGAACGAGTTTCCCGACGAAGCGATGCGGCTGCCGTGGCAGGCCAGTGCCGCTGCGTATTGCGTGGGCGCGTTTGCGCGAGATCACGGAGTGCAGGTTCCCGGTCGGCTGATTGCGTCCGCAAAGTCGTGGCTGTGCCACCCTGGCGTCGATCGGACGTCCGGGCTGTTGCCGTGGCAGGGCGCTGACGA contains these protein-coding regions:
- a CDS encoding MBL fold metallo-hydrolase yields the protein MMFRICLVVLAGILVTVGTATADSRNGRLDIYFIDVEGGAATLLVTPAGESVLIDSGYPDNHGRDLDRIVHVARDVAGLSKIDHAVVSHWHMDHYGNHAALAAKFGVGTFWDRGIPDILPEDGQFEQRIAAYRAAAQNQSRSLKAGDSIPLKSSGTPFTARVLTSGREVVANNGPVNAFADRHVPAEEDKSDNAASLSVLFDFGGFRFLCCGDLTWNVEARLVTPNNAVGTVDLFMVTHHGLATSNNPALVLAIDPTVAVMCNGPTKGGDRQTLATLREVKSLKDLFQLHRNVNLADDQQAPAEFIANGGTTETCKGQWVKASVAPEGTSFTVQIGPEGKVSTYETREK
- a CDS encoding histidine phosphatase family protein; amino-acid sequence: MKTLMLMRHSHAVSNNPAYSDHDRPLTTAGRTLAESTATLLKSEGLVPDCIVCSSAARTVETAQLVASTTGSPAEPHCTQTLYLAKAQAYPTAVRQSAKSTDNVVLALGHNPGVASLVNAWSDEFLSFTPASVAIFSLCIDDWSQLAEGLSEPPVLKGFITEGRRQI
- the dprA gene encoding DNA-processing protein DprA, giving the protein MTEPTTHDQALLAAMTLSMVSGIGPRMQSELLAHFGSAAAILSQSRDVLLSVNGVGPKLADNIRAADFAAAAEMLDRCRQLNVTLLQRDTDDYPARLATVDDAPSLLYCRGELLPRDDLAVAIVGSRRCTAYGRKQAERLAGSLARAGFTIISGLARGIDAAAHRGALCAGGRTIAVLATGVNNIYPPEHADLANELLQKGALVSEFPLDQRPLPGLFPQRNRIISGLSLGVIIVEATRNSGALYTARHALEQGREVFAVPGHVDSLASEGCHDLIRDGVTLIRNVDDVMKELGPLATPANPQPDVVVHNPREMTLNPQELEILNVIATSPVHVDEVMRATKLDPSRVLSTLTVLEMRRFIRRLPGNMLIRNS